The Plasmodium falciparum 3D7 genome assembly, chromosome: 5 DNA window AAGAAATAATtaatacaaaagaaaaaatctaCAATGCTCTTTAATTCCTTTtctgtaaatatatttaatacacGTAATGAtgattctttatttattgtttgtctcttttttaaaataaataagtgcGTAATACTTTGAACACATGAAAAAAGAGATAACTTGTCATTATTTATTCGTTCGTGTTTatgaattttattttgttgtgTTTTGATGTGTACAATATCATGAGAATACTCCATTAGAATATTGGATAAATGTTGATTTGTTTGACAGCTTGTTAATTTAtctattatttgttttgtatttttcatattttttattattttaaaagcttttttaaatatgatattatcatctacatttaataaaaaccTAAGAAATGTAATTAATTCAATAATTTCTTTAGATCCGAAAAaagctttttttttgtttaattcttttatagGTATTTTAAAAGTATCGATATcgaatatattatgaaactctttcatatattcttcatatttttgattattttcatatatatttatttcatcgTTTCCAATAGgtgaatttttatatacatgatttgtgttattattttgtataatttttgtatTGTATTCCTTTTGTTTTATGAGATGATTTTGtttatcatttaaaaatttgttgattaaatatttatatgcttTCTTCTTAATATCCACATTATGTATACTCTTTAATGTTTCTTTTAATGTTTTGTTAGTTCTACATAAAATGACAAAGTctccatatttataattataatttttttttaaataaataatttctgacaatatataagaaatttCATCAGATGGTGTCTTGAATGCATGGAATTGAATTTTATTTCCTTGAACATTATTCGTATAAAGTTGTTTTTGTATTCTACATGttctattattaataataagatTTTGAGAAACTCTAACAATTTCTCTTGTACTtcgaaaattattatttaatttaaataataaacaattacaatcttttaaaaatttataaaatacattAATATGAGCACCACGAAAAGAATATATGGATTGATCATCATCACCTATGACCGTAAGACTTCGGTCTTTtaaattacattttttttttgttttgtttttttcattaCAATTATTGTTAAAAAAGGTTTGTTCATTTTCTATATCTAATATTTCATCATtgttactatatatattttttttattataataagtaTCGTCAATTTTGTTAAGagcgtatttttttttctctttttctatttttacatatgaaTATGTGGACGATGCAGATGAGCTCATCTCGTCTtgtttatatgataatacggtttgtgtttttattttttgttgatttataaaagtatttgttttttttgtttttttgtttttttttttttcttcttcttgttcttcttcttcttcagaGTGTTTATGTGTTGCTTGTTGGTTTTTATTTTGCATAAGTATGTTATTACAATGTTtgtcaaaatatatttgatcaCAAAGTTGTTGATCAACTTTATGTTCATTAAAAAAGTTTTGAACAGAGTGACTGTATTGTTTAGATTTATATGTGGACATGgaaatattatgattatctttaatatctttattttccaAATTTCCTGATGTATATATTGATTGATCTAATGTAGAAGGAACATTATGATTAAcaaaaaattgtaaaatattaaattgtgTTGTGTTTGTATCTTGAAATTCATCACAAAATACATAATTCCATTCTTCTAggattttatttcttatatctGCATTATCTTTCATAAGACGATAAGTTTCAATTAATAAATCATcaaaatcataatatatatttttagctttcttaaatatttttttatattcttcataaaacattttttctACATCAttaatttctatttttatattatataattctatatatttcattagttttatttttttttttaagaatataatatttttttttttcaacacACTTTGTACTTGTTCATTTGCAAAGTAATCATTTGTTTGTTCATAAGAATGTTTaaaattgtataaataattataaaactcatcatcatcatcatcatcctcatcattattattatcatcattgtttaaaatatcattttgtatatcatGCTCTTCTTCATagaattctttttcttcgtcttcttttatttctgCGTTCTTCATgcaattaataaaataagctAATTGGGATGGTATACCTTTAGGTTGGTTACAATTCCCacaattattaatatcatcatcattattaatattatcatcattattaatattatcatcattattaatattatcatcattattaatattatcatcattattaatattatcataattattaatattatcataattattaatattattataatcatttttatttttattattaatataatcatttttattattaatattatcatcattattatgcgTGTTAATTTTATCAGGGTCACAATTTTGCGTACTAGCCTTGTTACTCTTCCTTTCAAGGATAGTACTAAATCCAGGCTGAGTACCTTTAGTCTTGCTCATCATAGAAGAGTAAAAGTTATTAAAAgctaatttaataatattggtGTTAATAAAATctgttaatattttaaaagttcCTTTATACTTATAAAGGATATATCTACAAAAAGAATGTATAGTTCCTATAAACATCACAGTATTAAGTACTTTAAATATacttttattcattttattatttaaggtacatttattttttaaactaaaattaattttattatttttattattaaataatttctgatttattttattatctacACATATATCTATTAAACAATTTATCTTCTTCataattttatcttttaaat harbors:
- a CDS encoding ATP-dependent DNA helicase UvrD; translation: MNEDEVGKNICSASVEMKKKKSKSTYILKNILFNNFSEEQQRIIEIPMNVNLCIIACPGSGKTSTLTARIIKSIIEEKQSIVCITFTNYAASDLKDKIMKKINCLIDICVDNKINQKLFNNKNNKINFSLKNKCTLNNKMNKSIFKVLNTVMFIGTIHSFCRYILYKYKGTFKILTDFINTNIIKLAFNNFYSSMMSKTKGTQPGFSTILERKSNKASTQNCDPDKINTHNNDDNINNKNDYINNKNKNDYNNINNYDNINNYDNINNDDNINNDDNINNDDNINNDDNINNDDDINNCGNCNQPKGIPSQLAYFINCMKNAEIKEDEEKEFYEEEHDIQNDILNNDDNNNDEDDDDDDEFYNYLYNFKHSYEQTNDYFANEQVQSVLKKKNIIFLKKKIKLMKYIELYNIKIEINDVEKMFYEEYKKIFKKAKNIYYDFDDLLIETYRLMKDNADIRNKILEEWNYVFCDEFQDTNTTQFNILQFFVNHNVPSTLDQSIYTSGNLENKDIKDNHNISMSTYKSKQYSHSVQNFFNEHKVDQQLCDQIYFDKHCNNILMQNKNQQATHKHSEEEEEQEEEKKKNKKTKKTNTFINQQKIKTQTVLSYKQDEMSSSASSTYSYVKIEKEKKKYALNKIDDTYYNKKNIYSNNDEILDIENEQTFFNNNCNEKNKTKKKCNLKDRSLTVIGDDDQSIYSFRGAHINVFYKFLKDCNCLLFKLNNNFRSTREIVRVSQNLIINNRTCRIQKQLYTNNVQGNKIQFHAFKTPSDEISYILSEIIYLKKNYNYKYGDFVILCRTNKTLKETLKSIHNVDIKKKAYKYLINKFLNDKQNHLIKQKEYNTKIIQNNNTNHVYKNSPIGNDEINIYENNQKYEEYMKEFHNIFDIDTFKIPIKELNKKKAFFGSKEIIELITFLRFLLNVDDNIIFKKAFKIIKNMKNTKQIIDKLTSCQTNQHLSNILMEYSHDIVHIKTQQNKIHKHERINNDKLSLFSCVQSITHLFILKKRQTINKESSLRVLNIFTEKELKSIVDFFFCINYFLKFAAHINSVYYLVIEVLKKTNFLKRLQAKIQKKTDEEKKENNIMNETISHQRNDTMELHAPQNKCSEQMEGNNYISRNAQDELKLINKKKTDEHEKLCSQEVIEKRVKRDNQNKENIYGHNKNEDNIYGHNKNEDNIYGHNKNEDNIYGDIKNKENIYGDKKNKDNIYDEVSYTNNLSTTDKSYSTNIEDKKGNMKKRTFGEFIEKGKDTKKYISSDNNNNNNNNNSNDSNNNNSNNSSNNSDMLDVNIVNEIRIKKDLELLFNIGDKDLKYNEIQNIFIFLEMTTDYKPNLLQQSCLDCLFCFLNDFKNNVHEKMLVEKVTLTTIHKAKGLEWKVVFIINVTEGEIPQAVDSKQDIIEERKIFYVGITRAKFLLYLLCSIQNNNSEKNTVSRFINEMNI